The Verrucomicrobium spinosum DSM 4136 = JCM 18804 genome includes a region encoding these proteins:
- the cysK gene encoding cysteine synthase A, producing MGQIYNNIVETVGRTPLVKLNRVTEGLDATIALKCEFFNPLGSVKDRIGMAMIEDAENRGVLTKDTVIVEPTSGNTGIALAFVAAAKGYKLILTMPETMSLERRTLLALLGADLVLTPGPQGMKGAIAKAEEIVNSTPNAWMPQQFENPANPAIHQKTTAEEIWADTEGKVDILVAAVGTGGTISGCVEVIKPRKESFQAVAVEPEASPVINQTLAGEPVQPGPHKIQGTGAGFVPKNLHLKDGAGNPQIVECVKVSNDDAFAMARRLAKEEGILVGISTGANVVAAIEVAKRPENKGKLIVTIACSTGERYLSTALADEARAKVGA from the coding sequence ATGGGTCAGATTTACAACAACATCGTAGAAACCGTCGGTCGCACCCCGCTGGTGAAGCTGAACCGGGTCACCGAAGGTCTCGACGCCACGATCGCTCTGAAGTGTGAGTTCTTCAACCCCCTCGGCTCTGTGAAGGATCGCATCGGCATGGCGATGATTGAAGATGCGGAAAACCGCGGTGTGCTCACCAAGGATACCGTGATTGTCGAACCCACCAGCGGAAACACCGGCATCGCCCTCGCTTTCGTGGCTGCCGCCAAGGGCTACAAGCTGATCCTCACGATGCCTGAGACCATGTCACTCGAGCGCCGCACCCTTCTCGCTCTCCTCGGTGCTGACCTTGTGCTGACGCCAGGTCCGCAGGGCATGAAAGGGGCCATCGCCAAGGCTGAGGAAATCGTGAACTCCACACCGAATGCCTGGATGCCCCAGCAGTTCGAGAACCCCGCGAACCCCGCCATTCACCAGAAAACCACCGCCGAAGAAATCTGGGCGGATACCGAAGGCAAAGTGGACATCCTCGTGGCCGCAGTCGGCACCGGCGGCACCATCTCCGGTTGCGTCGAAGTCATCAAGCCCCGCAAGGAGTCCTTCCAGGCCGTCGCCGTGGAACCCGAAGCGTCCCCTGTTATCAACCAGACCCTCGCAGGCGAACCCGTCCAGCCCGGCCCGCACAAGATCCAGGGCACCGGCGCTGGCTTCGTTCCCAAGAACCTCCACCTCAAGGATGGCGCGGGCAATCCCCAGATCGTGGAGTGCGTGAAGGTCTCCAACGACGACGCCTTCGCCATGGCCCGCCGTCTCGCCAAAGAGGAAGGCATCCTCGTCGGTATCTCAACCGGTGCCAACGTGGTGGCCGCAATCGAGGTGGCCAAGCGCCCCGAAAACAAAGGCAAACTCATCGTCACGATTGCC
- a CDS encoding 4a-hydroxytetrahydrobiopterin dehydratase, with amino-acid sequence MPELLDEPLLETELATVPEWKKEGAEITRTFSFPYYLAGISFVNEVATRAEALNHHPDIQIGWRKVTLRLSTHSKSGLTELDFALAREVDQIAS; translated from the coding sequence ATGCCTGAATTGCTCGATGAACCCTTGCTGGAGACGGAACTGGCCACCGTGCCGGAATGGAAGAAGGAGGGGGCTGAAATCACCCGCACTTTTTCATTTCCCTACTACCTTGCGGGCATCAGCTTTGTGAACGAGGTGGCCACCCGGGCCGAGGCCCTGAATCACCATCCGGACATTCAGATCGGGTGGCGGAAGGTAACGCTCCGTCTCAGCACCCATAGCAAGAGCGGCCTGACGGAACTGGACTTCGCCCTGGCGCGCGAGGTTGATCAGATCGCCAGTTAG
- a CDS encoding ketosteroid isomerase-related protein translates to MPTARESALALVTSYYAAFNSGDRETFLNLLTDEVRHDTNQGGQEAGREKFRTFLSRMDRCYAEQVKELQVFANEEGTRAAAEFFIDGTYKSTDEGLPEATGQKYYLRVGAFFELVGGRVDRITNYYNLQEWLRLIGA, encoded by the coding sequence ATGCCCACAGCCCGCGAATCCGCCCTCGCCCTGGTCACATCCTACTACGCCGCCTTCAACTCCGGCGACCGTGAAACCTTTTTGAATCTCCTCACGGACGAAGTCCGTCACGATACCAACCAGGGTGGACAAGAGGCAGGCCGGGAAAAGTTCCGCACCTTCCTCTCACGGATGGACCGTTGCTACGCGGAGCAGGTCAAAGAACTCCAGGTGTTTGCCAACGAGGAAGGCACCCGCGCTGCTGCGGAGTTTTTCATTGATGGCACCTACAAATCCACCGACGAGGGATTGCCTGAGGCTACCGGACAGAAGTACTACCTGCGCGTAGGTGCCTTCTTCGAGCTCGTGGGCGGCCGGGTGGACCGCATCACCAACTATTACAATCTCCAGGAATGGCTCCGGCTCATCGGAGCCTAA
- a CDS encoding D-alanyl-D-alanine carboxypeptidase family protein, with product MFHPNHVYGKMRRSFAKLLSVTVVACFAGASTVHAQSSVIAVDVYNKKIHVEAGGNLKRPVGGLTKMATALVALDWSEATKVPLNTLATVSPEALQIAGMNPLQLVPGDQITLRDLLYASMMSSDNVAATTLALFVGQDINYRRGRTGDPLAAFVTEMNYLAAREGMVNTKFTNPHGLENSRSVPYSTAADMARLSMYAISRAPFRFYTNQKTRNITVLRGGQPVSVPMQNTNALLGVGMIDGIKTGNTPRSGGCVIVSEERRGTIAKENGREVLYRHRMVTVVLGSADPFAETQGLLQQAWGVYDGWLQSGRPVTDAKQLLSGF from the coding sequence ATGTTTCACCCCAACCATGTGTACGGCAAGATGCGTCGCTCTTTTGCAAAATTGTTAAGTGTCACGGTTGTCGCCTGTTTCGCAGGCGCCAGTACGGTGCATGCTCAGTCGAGCGTCATCGCCGTGGACGTGTACAACAAGAAGATCCATGTCGAGGCTGGCGGGAACTTGAAGCGTCCGGTCGGTGGCTTGACGAAGATGGCCACGGCGCTGGTTGCTTTGGACTGGTCGGAAGCCACCAAGGTGCCTCTCAATACACTGGCGACGGTGTCACCTGAGGCGTTGCAAATCGCCGGGATGAACCCGCTGCAACTGGTGCCGGGCGATCAAATTACTCTGCGTGATCTGCTTTACGCGTCCATGATGTCCTCAGACAATGTCGCGGCGACGACGCTGGCGCTCTTTGTCGGGCAGGACATCAACTACCGTCGTGGCCGCACGGGGGATCCCCTGGCTGCTTTTGTGACGGAGATGAACTACCTCGCGGCCCGCGAAGGGATGGTGAACACCAAGTTTACCAATCCGCACGGGTTGGAAAACAGCCGGTCTGTCCCATACTCGACCGCTGCGGACATGGCACGGCTCAGCATGTATGCGATCTCCCGCGCCCCTTTCCGTTTCTACACCAACCAAAAGACGCGCAACATCACGGTGCTGCGTGGCGGGCAGCCGGTGAGCGTGCCCATGCAGAATACCAATGCACTGCTGGGGGTGGGCATGATCGATGGCATCAAGACAGGCAACACGCCCCGCTCTGGCGGTTGTGTGATCGTGTCTGAAGAGCGCCGTGGCACGATCGCGAAGGAAAATGGCCGTGAAGTTCTCTACCGTCACCGGATGGTGACCGTGGTCCTGGGCTCGGCAGACCCGTTTGCGGAAACCCAAGGGCTGCTACAGCAGGCCTGGGGTGTCTATGATGGCTGGCTACAGTCCGGCCGTCCTGTGACGGATGCAAAACAATTGCTCAGCGGCTTCTGA
- a CDS encoding 6-phosphofructokinase: MRIGILNSGGDCPGLNAVIHGVVGAATELGWEVIGFRDGFEGLLPNGPGHIKLDVDRTVGILKLGGTILGTTNKGNFAAKIGVDNVALVPAEIMDQAKATIKYLGIEALIIVGGDGSLTTALQLCNEGVPAVGVPKTIDNDLQATAMTFGFDSAVATVVDALDRLHTTADSHQRVMVVEVMGRHAGWIALWGGIGGGADIVLLPEIKFNIDNVARQVNHLYATGHRSVLIVVAEGAELEDGSLMTREQMDAERRQVKLGGIGEYVGRKVEQLTGKETRDVRLGHLQRGGSPTPLDRILGTRFGVKAVNLIREKKFGRMVSYQSYHVGDVSIEEAVNQLRLVQPDSEVVQAARSVGISFGDR; the protein is encoded by the coding sequence ATGCGCATCGGCATCCTCAACAGCGGCGGCGATTGCCCCGGACTCAACGCAGTGATTCATGGTGTGGTCGGGGCGGCCACGGAACTCGGCTGGGAGGTCATCGGATTCCGCGACGGATTTGAGGGGCTGCTCCCCAACGGGCCTGGGCACATCAAATTGGATGTGGATCGTACCGTCGGGATTCTCAAACTCGGTGGCACCATTCTGGGCACCACAAACAAGGGAAACTTTGCCGCCAAGATCGGGGTGGACAACGTGGCGCTCGTGCCCGCAGAAATCATGGATCAGGCCAAGGCCACGATCAAATACCTCGGGATTGAGGCCCTGATCATCGTGGGTGGCGACGGTTCCCTGACCACCGCGCTCCAGCTTTGCAATGAAGGCGTGCCCGCTGTGGGCGTGCCCAAGACGATCGACAACGACCTACAAGCCACGGCGATGACGTTCGGCTTTGACTCTGCCGTGGCCACGGTGGTGGATGCTCTGGACCGTCTGCATACCACAGCTGACAGTCACCAGCGCGTGATGGTGGTGGAAGTGATGGGGCGTCACGCTGGCTGGATTGCCCTTTGGGGTGGCATTGGCGGCGGTGCAGACATTGTGCTGCTCCCTGAAATCAAGTTCAACATCGACAACGTGGCCCGCCAGGTGAACCACCTGTATGCGACCGGACACCGCTCGGTGCTGATCGTCGTAGCCGAAGGCGCAGAGCTGGAAGACGGCAGCCTCATGACTCGCGAGCAGATGGATGCAGAGCGTCGTCAGGTGAAGCTGGGTGGCATTGGCGAATACGTGGGCCGCAAAGTGGAGCAGCTCACCGGCAAGGAAACCCGCGACGTGCGCTTGGGCCACCTTCAGCGTGGCGGCTCGCCAACGCCGTTGGACCGTATTCTGGGCACTCGTTTTGGCGTAAAGGCAGTGAACCTTATTCGCGAGAAGAAGTTCGGCCGGATGGTCAGCTACCAGAGCTACCACGTCGGTGATGTCTCCATTGAAGAAGCGGTGAACCAACTCCGTCTGGTACAGCCGGACAGCGAGGTGGTGCAGGCCGCCCGGTCTGTGGGCATCAGCTTTGGCGATCGTTGA
- a CDS encoding Lrp/AsnC family transcriptional regulator, whose translation MERLLELLKENARLSAGDIATRLGITEAEVAARIAALEKEGVILGYHAVVDREKTDHSGVTAFIEVRITPESGGGFDRFARRVSQYEQVRGCYLMSGAYDLAVVVEGKDLYDVARFVAEKLSTLDVVLSTATHFQLRTYKHDGFMLNTPPTDGPLLVSP comes from the coding sequence ATGGAACGTCTATTGGAACTCCTAAAAGAAAATGCACGCCTCAGCGCGGGCGATATCGCTACGCGTCTGGGCATCACTGAAGCCGAAGTCGCCGCCCGAATCGCCGCCCTTGAGAAGGAAGGTGTCATTCTGGGGTACCATGCTGTGGTGGACCGTGAAAAGACGGATCACTCCGGAGTGACGGCTTTCATTGAGGTACGCATCACCCCGGAGAGCGGCGGTGGATTCGACCGGTTTGCCCGCCGGGTGTCGCAATATGAGCAGGTCCGTGGTTGCTACCTGATGAGCGGTGCCTATGACCTCGCCGTGGTGGTGGAGGGCAAGGACCTCTATGATGTGGCCCGCTTTGTGGCCGAGAAGCTGAGCACGCTGGATGTGGTGCTGTCCACAGCCACGCACTTCCAGTTGCGTACTTACAAGCATGACGGCTTCATGCTCAACACGCCGCCCACCGACGGCCCTCTTCTTGTGTCGCCATGA
- a CDS encoding aminotransferase class I/II-fold pyridoxal phosphate-dependent enzyme, protein MSHPRKLDLESKLSTQLSGIPRSGIRDFFELVIGRSDVISLGVGEPDKPTPWPIREAAIRSLEKGQTSYTSNLGLESLRIGISKYVEEHFRVSYDPKTEILVTVGVSEALDLAFRAVLNPGDEVIYHQPCYVSYGPSITMAYGVPVPVNTRLEDNFALKASDVEKAITPRTKVIALNFPTNPTGAVEPPEELEKIAALCVKHDLLCFTDEIYSELLYDGAKHKSIVEYPGMRERTVLLHGFSKAFAMTGWRLGYACAPAPLREAMMKIHQYCMLCAPIMSQMAGVEALRLGAEAYEGMRQSYEERRNFVVKRLNEMGLHCFNPGGAFYVFPDVSSTGLTGREFALKLLEEKSVAVVPGDAFGPSGESCVRCCYATAPELLEKAMDGMAAFVAKYRKAGA, encoded by the coding sequence ATGAGTCATCCTCGCAAACTGGATTTGGAGAGCAAGTTGTCCACCCAGCTCAGCGGGATTCCCCGCTCGGGCATTCGTGACTTCTTCGAGCTCGTCATCGGCCGCAGTGATGTCATCTCCCTCGGGGTGGGGGAGCCAGACAAGCCGACTCCATGGCCCATCCGTGAGGCCGCGATCCGCTCTCTGGAGAAGGGGCAGACCAGCTATACCTCGAATCTGGGACTGGAGTCGCTCCGCATCGGGATCAGCAAGTATGTGGAGGAGCACTTCCGTGTTTCCTATGACCCCAAGACGGAGATCCTGGTCACCGTGGGCGTCAGCGAGGCATTGGATCTGGCGTTCCGCGCCGTGCTCAATCCGGGTGACGAGGTGATCTATCACCAGCCCTGCTATGTTTCCTACGGACCGAGCATCACGATGGCGTATGGGGTGCCTGTACCGGTGAATACGCGTCTGGAGGACAATTTTGCCCTCAAGGCCTCCGATGTGGAGAAGGCGATCACGCCGCGTACGAAGGTCATCGCATTGAACTTTCCCACCAATCCTACTGGAGCCGTGGAGCCTCCGGAGGAACTGGAGAAGATCGCCGCTCTGTGTGTGAAGCACGATCTTTTGTGTTTCACGGACGAGATCTACAGCGAACTGCTCTATGATGGGGCCAAACACAAAAGCATCGTGGAGTATCCCGGCATGCGGGAGCGTACAGTACTGCTGCATGGGTTTTCCAAGGCGTTCGCCATGACAGGCTGGCGCCTCGGCTATGCCTGCGCGCCGGCTCCGTTGCGTGAGGCGATGATGAAGATTCACCAGTACTGCATGCTCTGCGCTCCGATCATGAGCCAGATGGCCGGGGTGGAGGCGCTGCGCCTTGGGGCTGAGGCGTATGAGGGCATGCGTCAGAGCTACGAGGAGCGCCGTAACTTTGTGGTGAAGCGGCTCAATGAAATGGGTCTCCATTGCTTCAATCCAGGCGGGGCGTTCTACGTCTTCCCGGATGTGAGCTCGACAGGCCTTACGGGGCGCGAGTTTGCGTTGAAGCTGCTGGAAGAAAAGAGCGTGGCTGTGGTGCCGGGTGATGCCTTCGGCCCGAGTGGCGAGTCGTGTGTACGGTGTTGCTACGCCACCGCACCGGAACTGCTGGAGAAAGCCATGGACGGGATGGCGGCTTTTGTCGCCAAGTATCGCAAGGCCGGAGCCTGA
- a CDS encoding CAAX prenyl protease-related protein codes for MPLWTDIRRSPVAAHVVPLAVFMLIGALQPLVGVENLQLPWWRHAPEHWIYPLQTLVAGGLLLAFRSHYQLAPWRRLGWAVGLGALGIVWWCGPALLYENFATSGTKVPEWMEWLGLAERKDGFDPSLFAGHGAAYAVVVLMRFIRMVVVVPLIEEIFWRGFLMRYVQADGDDFRKVPFGRHDWRTFGIVTGCFMAAHAPVDWVGALGFGALMYWLTVKFRSLAACVVMHAVANLLLGLYVMWTRQWGFW; via the coding sequence ATGCCGTTGTGGACCGACATACGCCGCTCTCCAGTGGCGGCGCATGTCGTGCCCTTGGCGGTGTTCATGCTGATCGGGGCATTGCAGCCGCTTGTGGGGGTGGAGAATCTCCAGCTGCCCTGGTGGAGACATGCGCCGGAGCACTGGATTTATCCGCTGCAAACATTGGTGGCAGGCGGGCTTCTGCTGGCCTTCCGTTCTCACTATCAACTGGCCCCTTGGCGGAGGCTTGGCTGGGCGGTTGGGTTGGGGGCGCTGGGCATTGTCTGGTGGTGCGGCCCGGCGTTGCTCTATGAGAATTTCGCCACCTCGGGAACGAAGGTTCCGGAATGGATGGAATGGCTGGGGCTGGCCGAGCGAAAGGACGGGTTTGATCCGAGTCTTTTCGCAGGACACGGTGCTGCCTATGCGGTGGTGGTGCTGATGCGGTTCATTCGCATGGTGGTCGTGGTGCCCTTGATTGAGGAGATTTTCTGGCGCGGTTTCTTGATGCGGTATGTGCAGGCAGACGGCGACGATTTCAGGAAAGTTCCGTTTGGCCGGCATGACTGGCGGACGTTTGGCATTGTTACGGGTTGTTTCATGGCGGCCCATGCCCCGGTGGATTGGGTGGGTGCCCTGGGATTTGGAGCGCTGATGTACTGGCTGACCGTGAAGTTTCGCAGCCTGGCGGCGTGCGTGGTGATGCATGCCGTGGCCAATTTGTTGTTGGGGCTGTATGTCATGTGGACGCGGCAGTGGGGGTTTTGGTGA
- a CDS encoding hybrid sensor histidine kinase/response regulator: MPAQSSPPPPNLARFHALADLIPDAFLVLDSNNHIIAANAKFLEIFGLAPELPCQSGLKDLQGQIEGCFASPEIFAKKWQLLLNEPASLHNQEWELIKPAPKVLKLYTTSVPGTPASERVVFWRDRTDIRNLEGALQQAQKMEAIGILAGGIAHNFNNLLTAITGNLGIALQQLNANPTGQSTAEVISLLADAFKAAAGGRELVKQMLCHARHNKHSVESTDIRTIVTEVRDLLKHSISVLVQVEVQTPRTLWPAMADRSDLQQVLMNLCVNAVDAMKGRSNSEILITASNRARTAPPEGLSNGAKLGDYVCIEVQDNGPGIPSEVMNRLFEPFFTTKPRGEGTGLGLSSSRDLVEKLGGWIECESHLGQGAVFSVFLPRSTTMPDMTTTGVVTANPIPPKPSGTEVILVVDDDPLVRNVSKRLLSGAGYQVFTACDGQEAVDWMKTPGNVADLVLLDVAMPRLSGPDAMVEIRKMIPSQPVVLCSGFLFDPAAFRDAHGMLPDASLYKPYEVGELTGTVRSVLDKHSSGPPPALPS, from the coding sequence TTGCCCGCTCAGTCTTCCCCTCCACCCCCCAATCTTGCTCGTTTTCACGCCCTCGCTGACCTCATCCCAGACGCCTTTCTGGTACTCGATTCAAACAACCATATTATCGCAGCCAATGCAAAGTTCCTGGAGATTTTTGGTCTCGCCCCGGAACTTCCCTGCCAGTCTGGATTGAAAGATCTCCAGGGGCAGATTGAGGGTTGCTTCGCCTCGCCAGAGATCTTTGCCAAGAAATGGCAGCTCCTGCTCAACGAGCCTGCCTCCCTTCACAATCAAGAATGGGAGCTGATCAAGCCCGCTCCGAAAGTCCTCAAGCTTTACACCACCTCCGTCCCAGGGACACCCGCCTCCGAAAGGGTCGTTTTCTGGAGGGACCGGACTGATATTCGCAATCTCGAAGGTGCCCTTCAGCAAGCCCAGAAGATGGAGGCCATCGGGATTCTCGCCGGTGGGATCGCTCACAATTTTAACAATCTGCTGACCGCCATCACCGGCAATCTAGGGATCGCGCTCCAGCAGCTCAACGCCAATCCGACAGGGCAGTCCACCGCGGAGGTCATCTCGTTGTTGGCCGATGCCTTCAAAGCCGCAGCAGGCGGGCGCGAACTGGTCAAACAGATGCTTTGCCACGCCCGGCACAACAAGCACTCTGTTGAGAGCACCGACATCCGCACCATAGTGACTGAAGTGCGGGATCTCTTGAAGCACTCCATCTCTGTCTTGGTTCAGGTGGAGGTGCAGACTCCTCGCACCCTTTGGCCGGCAATGGCGGACCGCAGTGATCTCCAGCAGGTACTCATGAATCTCTGCGTGAACGCCGTGGACGCCATGAAAGGCCGCAGTAACAGCGAGATCCTCATCACCGCCTCCAACCGGGCACGCACTGCTCCCCCTGAAGGGCTCTCCAACGGTGCCAAGCTTGGCGACTACGTCTGCATTGAGGTGCAGGACAACGGCCCGGGTATTCCTTCGGAGGTCATGAACCGCTTGTTTGAACCCTTCTTCACGACGAAACCCCGCGGTGAAGGAACAGGCTTGGGGCTCTCTTCCTCTCGCGATCTAGTAGAAAAACTGGGTGGATGGATCGAATGCGAATCCCACTTGGGCCAAGGAGCCGTCTTTTCCGTCTTCCTGCCCCGGAGCACCACAATGCCCGACATGACCACAACGGGTGTCGTGACGGCGAATCCAATTCCGCCCAAACCGTCAGGAACGGAAGTGATCCTGGTGGTAGATGACGACCCGCTGGTCCGCAACGTCAGCAAGCGCCTTCTCAGCGGTGCCGGCTACCAGGTCTTCACAGCCTGCGATGGCCAGGAAGCGGTGGACTGGATGAAAACCCCCGGCAATGTAGCCGATCTCGTTCTCCTGGATGTCGCCATGCCCCGCCTTTCCGGCCCTGACGCCATGGTAGAAATCCGCAAAATGATCCCCTCCCAGCCCGTGGTTCTTTGCAGCGGATTCCTCTTTGACCCCGCCGCCTTTCGCGATGCCCACGGCATGCTGCCCGATGCCAGCCTCTACAAACCTTACGAGGTGGGAGAGCTGACCGGCACCGTCCGCAGCGTGCTCGACAAGCATTCCTCCGGTCCTCCGCCGGCCCTGCCGTCGTAA
- a CDS encoding hybrid sensor histidine kinase/response regulator: MSTPPNSGKSSCKILYVDDELLSLKYFEQIVGEDFEVITAPSAEEGLRIVEHHFQSIAVVVSDQRLRGLQGTTFLTQLREKFPDIVRILATAYADIATAIAAINDGAIYHYISKPWEPEALVQTLRRAMEYHQLRAEKEHLLQERSALMRQLIASDRLAGFGALAEGMNHHLRNALVPVQTYLQLAVESHGKGATLPAGMDESFLSELHESAKTQLRRITDTLTRLASVPSLQEMVEGEYLDLNQLWYAVIEQLSGLFEDKHISISYTSPPDLPAIQCNRNRLSHILRLVLEDELDHLQPNSVINIAVRHSPGSGETPEHVAMEVTDSGPNIPSGKLSTVFTPFFMRQENPQYLGMNLATCYVTLHNQGGWARAFNDASRGTVVELCLPVNSSGCRGSKVSMDVIEKVMGGIGQ, from the coding sequence ATGTCGACGCCCCCCAATTCTGGCAAGAGCTCCTGCAAGATTCTCTACGTTGACGATGAATTGCTTTCTCTGAAGTACTTCGAGCAAATCGTTGGCGAAGATTTTGAAGTCATCACTGCCCCCAGCGCAGAAGAAGGGCTGCGCATCGTGGAGCACCATTTCCAGTCCATTGCCGTCGTTGTCTCCGACCAGCGCCTTCGTGGCCTCCAGGGCACAACTTTTCTCACTCAGCTGCGAGAGAAATTTCCCGACATCGTCCGGATTCTGGCCACCGCGTATGCGGATATCGCCACGGCCATCGCCGCCATCAATGACGGCGCCATTTATCACTACATCAGCAAACCTTGGGAACCTGAGGCCCTCGTGCAGACTCTGCGCCGGGCCATGGAGTACCACCAGCTTCGTGCAGAGAAGGAACACCTCCTCCAGGAGCGCTCCGCTTTGATGCGCCAGCTCATCGCATCCGACCGTCTAGCCGGTTTTGGAGCCCTGGCAGAAGGGATGAATCACCACCTGCGTAACGCGCTGGTCCCCGTTCAGACCTATCTGCAACTCGCCGTGGAATCACACGGAAAAGGCGCCACCCTGCCCGCGGGCATGGACGAGAGCTTCCTATCTGAGCTCCATGAGTCCGCCAAGACTCAGTTGCGCCGTATCACGGACACCCTTACGCGGTTGGCCTCGGTCCCCAGCCTGCAGGAAATGGTCGAGGGTGAGTACTTGGATCTCAATCAGCTCTGGTACGCCGTCATCGAGCAGCTTAGCGGTCTCTTCGAGGACAAGCACATCTCGATTTCCTACACGTCCCCACCGGACCTGCCCGCCATCCAGTGCAACCGGAACCGGCTCAGCCACATTCTGCGCTTGGTGCTAGAGGACGAACTGGACCATCTCCAGCCCAACAGCGTCATCAACATAGCCGTCCGCCATTCCCCAGGCTCGGGCGAGACCCCGGAGCACGTCGCCATGGAAGTGACCGACTCCGGTCCCAACATCCCCTCCGGCAAACTCTCGACCGTCTTCACGCCGTTCTTCATGCGCCAGGAGAATCCCCAGTACCTGGGCATGAATCTGGCCACCTGCTATGTGACCCTCCACAATCAGGGAGGTTGGGCCCGGGCTTTCAACGACGCCTCAAGGGGCACCGTCGTGGAACTGTGCCTCCCCGTGAACTCCTCTGGCTGCCGGGGTAGCAAGGTCTCTATGGACGTCATCGAAAAGGTGATGGGAGGCATTGGTCAGTGA